The Chelonia mydas isolate rCheMyd1 chromosome 3, rCheMyd1.pri.v2, whole genome shotgun sequence genome includes a region encoding these proteins:
- the PLN gene encoding cardiac phospholamban, with protein MEKVQHITRSAMRRASTIEVNPHTRQKLQELFINFCLILICLLLICILVMLL; from the coding sequence ATGGAGAAGGTTCAGCACATAACCCGCTCTGCCATGAGGAGAGCCTCAACTATTGAGGTGAACCCACACACACGCCAAAAGCTCCAGGAGCTCTTTATAaatttttgtcttattttaataTGCCTCTTGCTTATCTGTATCCTTGTGATGCTTCTCTGA